A window of Pirellulaceae bacterium contains these coding sequences:
- a CDS encoding tRNA (cytidine(34)-2'-O)-methyltransferase encodes MIEPLFNVVLHEPEIPQNTGNIGRTCVATNSKLWIVRPTAFRLDDRNLRRSGLDYWQHLNWSDVSNWEALAADVAPERIWYFSKRGRRCYTDAAYQRGDYLVFGSETKGLPPSLIEQDERRTLQIPMSSNVRSLNLSNSVAIVLYEALRQRGIDPSQSNDAAENY; translated from the coding sequence TTGATTGAACCACTCTTCAACGTCGTTCTTCATGAGCCCGAGATCCCGCAGAACACGGGAAACATTGGCCGCACGTGCGTCGCGACCAACTCCAAGCTCTGGATTGTCCGGCCGACGGCGTTCCGACTGGACGATCGCAATTTGCGACGCTCGGGATTGGATTATTGGCAACACTTAAACTGGTCGGACGTCTCGAACTGGGAAGCGTTGGCGGCTGACGTCGCCCCGGAACGGATTTGGTATTTTTCAAAACGTGGCCGACGATGCTACACCGATGCTGCCTATCAACGTGGGGACTATCTGGTTTTCGGCAGTGAAACCAAAGGGCTTCCGCCGAGTTTGATTGAACAGGACGAACGTCGCACGCTTCAGATCCCGATGTCCTCGAATGTGCGGAGCCTCAATTTATCCAACAGCGTGGCCATTGTGCTTTACGAGGCGCTGCGACAGCGGGGAATTGACCCGTCTCAATCGAATGATGCAGCTGAGAATTACTGA
- a CDS encoding squalene--hopene cyclase yields MDSRRDSSTLSPSSGVTPPPLEPSAGAQAGSPGVSPPVPGKPQGTPVGAVPSEVGQRPLPDRPADPHELVIQTESDLSDPEGARMEPDDPVRQNLVNATPPWLISLLLHMAMLLVMGLILLPTVAPKALQISAQFADEFGEQLEEDSIRVALDDEESLEQVLTPDDLPEVDQPLVAPAEVQLDPLGLNSTSDLIAPHIGVALTGREPGMKKALLAAYGGNAMTEEAVTMGLEWLKKNQLPDGSWSLAGPYSDGGYNENPTAATAMALLAFLGAGNTHKAGNFKAVVKRGSDALLKMQNKEGDFFKGNVAHHRLYSQAQAMIAICELYGMTKDSRLREPAQLSVDYAVKTQDSLGGWRYRPGFDSDTSVTGWFVMGLQSAMMAGLEVPSETLERISGYLDRVVAADGARYGYQPGNDATYPMTAEALLCRQYLGWEKDDPRLQNGVEIIGDEPMNMQQRNVYYWYYATQVLHHMGGDAWDSWNRVMRKELPATQTRAGAERGSWSPVDDQWGTHGGRLYVTCLSLYMLEVYYRHLPIYQ; encoded by the coding sequence ATGGATTCTCGACGGGATTCGTCGACCCTGTCGCCTTCGTCGGGCGTCACGCCTCCTCCGTTGGAGCCTTCTGCCGGAGCCCAAGCGGGTTCCCCGGGGGTATCCCCCCCCGTGCCGGGTAAGCCCCAAGGAACACCGGTCGGTGCAGTCCCATCGGAAGTTGGGCAGCGCCCACTTCCCGATCGACCCGCTGATCCACATGAACTGGTGATCCAGACTGAATCAGATTTGTCGGATCCTGAGGGGGCGCGGATGGAGCCAGATGATCCGGTTCGCCAAAATCTGGTTAACGCCACCCCACCCTGGTTGATCAGCCTGTTATTGCACATGGCGATGTTGCTCGTGATGGGGCTAATCTTACTGCCGACGGTGGCTCCGAAAGCGCTTCAGATCAGTGCTCAATTCGCCGATGAGTTTGGCGAGCAATTGGAAGAGGATTCCATTCGCGTGGCCCTGGATGACGAGGAATCTCTGGAGCAAGTATTGACTCCGGATGATTTGCCGGAGGTCGATCAGCCTTTAGTCGCTCCGGCGGAGGTGCAACTGGATCCCTTGGGGTTGAACTCGACCAGCGATTTAATTGCTCCTCATATTGGCGTCGCGTTGACCGGTCGCGAACCGGGCATGAAAAAAGCCCTGTTGGCCGCTTACGGCGGTAACGCAATGACGGAGGAAGCCGTCACGATGGGGCTCGAATGGCTTAAGAAAAATCAATTGCCGGATGGCAGCTGGTCGTTGGCGGGCCCTTATTCCGATGGCGGCTACAACGAGAATCCAACCGCTGCAACGGCCATGGCGTTGCTCGCTTTCCTCGGAGCTGGAAACACTCACAAGGCGGGCAATTTTAAAGCGGTTGTCAAACGGGGTAGTGATGCCTTATTGAAAATGCAAAATAAGGAAGGTGATTTCTTCAAGGGAAACGTTGCTCACCATCGCTTGTACAGTCAAGCTCAGGCGATGATCGCCATTTGCGAGCTCTACGGCATGACGAAGGATTCTCGCTTGCGCGAACCGGCTCAGCTCTCGGTCGACTATGCCGTTAAGACTCAAGATTCACTCGGCGGCTGGCGTTATCGCCCGGGGTTCGACAGTGATACATCGGTTACCGGTTGGTTTGTAATGGGGCTGCAAAGCGCCATGATGGCGGGGCTTGAGGTGCCCAGTGAGACGCTGGAGCGAATTAGCGGTTATCTCGATCGCGTTGTCGCGGCAGATGGGGCCCGCTATGGCTACCAACCCGGTAACGACGCGACCTATCCGATGACCGCCGAGGCGCTGCTCTGTCGGCAATATCTAGGGTGGGAAAAGGATGATCCACGTCTCCAAAACGGTGTGGAAATTATCGGCGACGAGCCGATGAATATGCAGCAACGAAACGTGTATTACTGGTACTACGCGACGCAGGTGCTCCATCACATGGGAGGGGATGCCTGGGATAGTTGGAACCGTGTGATGCGGAAGGAATTACCCGCAACGCAGACACGAGCTGGCGCGGAAAGAGGCAGTTGGTCTCCAGTCGATGATCAATGGGGCACCCACGGAGGACGGCTTTATGTCACCTGCCTTAGCCTCTACATGTTAGAGGTCTACTACCGTCATCTACCGATCTATCAGTAA
- a CDS encoding site-specific integrase, giving the protein MPKLSAAMPKYRRHSNGKHAIVTLSGKTHYLGHFGSPDSKREYDRLIAEWLLIGRQPVRPHETQTISVVEMAAAFQRHAKQYYRKHGKPTREVGCIVEALRLMCELYGRQPVHDFGPLALKAVREQMIQKDWSRGYINKQISRITRAFRWAASEELIPADAPHALAMVAGLKKGRTRAFDRPPVQIVDDETINQTLPHLPRVVADRVRFQRLTGSRPGEICSLKPCHIHSKGEVWSYHVADHKNQHHNQSRIIPIGPRAQDILRPYLSDPQRFCFSPAKSEADRRAKANSQRKTPASCGNRPGSNRKPSPKRKAGESYTTNSYRRAIHHACQQAGVDKWSPNRLRHTAATEIREQYGIEAAQVVLGHKTANITEVYAERNDRLARQIARELG; this is encoded by the coding sequence ATGCCGAAACTCTCCGCCGCTATGCCGAAGTATCGTCGGCACAGCAATGGCAAACATGCCATTGTCACACTCTCAGGTAAAACCCACTACCTGGGCCACTTCGGTAGCCCCGATAGCAAACGTGAGTACGATCGGCTCATCGCCGAATGGCTGCTCATCGGCCGGCAACCCGTCCGACCCCATGAAACCCAAACGATTTCCGTCGTCGAAATGGCTGCCGCCTTTCAACGCCACGCAAAACAATACTACCGCAAGCACGGGAAACCCACGCGTGAAGTCGGCTGTATCGTCGAGGCGCTTCGCCTCATGTGTGAACTGTACGGTCGACAGCCTGTCCACGACTTTGGCCCCCTAGCTCTCAAAGCAGTACGCGAACAAATGATCCAAAAGGATTGGTCGCGCGGTTATATCAACAAGCAAATTAGCCGGATCACACGCGCTTTCCGTTGGGCTGCCTCCGAAGAATTAATCCCCGCAGACGCGCCACACGCCCTGGCAATGGTCGCCGGTCTCAAAAAAGGCAGGACCAGAGCCTTTGATCGGCCACCCGTCCAAATCGTTGACGATGAGACGATCAACCAAACACTTCCCCATTTGCCGCGGGTCGTGGCCGATAGGGTTCGCTTCCAACGTTTGACCGGATCACGCCCCGGCGAAATTTGCTCCTTAAAACCCTGCCACATTCACTCAAAAGGAGAAGTCTGGAGCTACCACGTCGCCGATCACAAAAACCAACACCACAACCAATCGCGTATTATCCCCATCGGCCCCCGGGCACAGGACATCCTGCGGCCTTACCTGTCAGACCCGCAACGCTTCTGCTTCTCACCAGCCAAAAGCGAAGCTGACCGCCGCGCTAAAGCTAATTCCCAACGAAAGACACCCGCATCCTGTGGCAATCGTCCTGGTAGCAATCGCAAACCGTCGCCAAAACGAAAAGCTGGCGAAAGCTATACGACGAATTCTTATCGCCGTGCCATCCATCACGCCTGCCAACAAGCGGGGGTCGATAAATGGTCACCCAACCGACTTCGGCACACGGCCGCCACCGAAATTCGCGAACAATACGGCATCGAAGCAGCCCAAGTGGTACTGGGCCACAAAACCGCGAACATCACTGAGGTTTATGCCGAACGAAACGACCGGTTGGCAAGGCAAATTGCCAGAGAGTTAGGCTAA
- a CDS encoding leucine-rich repeat domain-containing protein, which yields MQHLPLSENQITSIEAGDFEGLSSLTGLYLVNNQITSIEPGSFEGLSSLTSLSLDRNQITSIEAATFQGLSSLTSLGLNGNRITNIEAGTFHGLSSLTSLSLGRNQLTKIEPGSFEGLSSLTQLSLPSNQITSIEAGDFEGLSSLTSLSLDRNQITSIEAGDFEELSSLKTLGLSENQITSIEAGDFEGLSSLTSLSLDRNQITSIEPGDFGGLSSLTTLYLGNNQITSIEAGDFEGLSSLTSLILFGNQITSIEPGDFEGLSSLKNLNLRNNPITSIEAGDFEGLSSLTTLYLGNNQITSIEAGSFEGLSSLTELEFGSNQITSIEPGSFEGLSSLKMLYLYGNQITELNLTQASLQSLGFLRSDAPVASLLLDDALLSDRSLRVILSKTHSLSNVSLVGLRFSGDQPANLSGLLNIGSLSNLTVDEGLYKSYTDELNGFAAEAGNTLSVIFYGDANLDGKFNSSDLVQVLASGKYEDDIAGNSYWTEGDWNSDGDFDTADLIVAFSGGIDSAGGRYEQEAVVNAVPEPSSFALLTLAGLFLLTKRRRV from the coding sequence TTGCAGCACCTTCCCCTTTCCGAGAACCAAATCACGAGCATCGAAGCGGGTGACTTCGAGGGGCTGAGCAGCTTGACGGGGCTTTACCTTGTGAACAACCAAATCACGAGCATTGAGCCCGGTAGCTTCGAAGGGCTGAGTAGCTTGACGAGTCTTAGCCTTGACCGCAACCAAATCACGAGCATCGAGGCCGCCACCTTCCAGGGGCTGAGCAGCTTGACGTCGCTTGGGCTGAATGGCAACCGAATCACGAACATCGAAGCCGGCACCTTCCACGGGCTGAGCAGCTTGACGAGTCTTAGCCTTGGCCGCAACCAACTCACGAAAATTGAGCCCGGTAGCTTCGAGGGGCTGAGCAGCTTGACCCAGCTTAGCCTTCCCAGCAACCAAATCACGAGCATCGAAGCGGGTGACTTCGAGGGGCTGAGCAGCTTGACGAGTCTTAGCCTTGACCGCAACCAAATCACGAGCATCGAGGCCGGTGACTTCGAAGAGCTGAGCAGCTTGAAGACGCTTGGCCTTTCCGAGAACCAAATCACGAGTATTGAGGCCGGTGACTTCGAGGGGCTGAGCAGCTTGACGAGTCTTAGCCTTGACCGCAACCAAATCACGAGCATCGAGCCGGGTGACTTCGGGGGGCTGAGCAGCCTGACGACGCTTTACCTTGGCAACAACCAAATCACGAGTATCGAGGCCGGTGACTTCGAGGGGCTGAGCAGCCTGACGAGTCTTATCCTTTTCGGCAACCAAATCACGAGCATCGAGCCGGGTGACTTCGAGGGGCTGAGCAGCTTGAAGAACCTTAACCTTCGCAACAACCCAATCACGAGCATCGAAGCCGGTGACTTCGAGGGGCTGAGCAGCCTGACGACGCTTTACCTTGGCAACAACCAAATCACGAGCATCGAGGCCGGTAGCTTCGAGGGGCTGAGCAGCTTGACGGAGCTTGAATTCGGCAGCAACCAAATCACGAGCATCGAGCCCGGTAGCTTCGAGGGGCTGAGCAGCTTGAAAATGCTTTACCTTTACGGCAACCAAATCACCGAACTGAATTTGACTCAAGCTAGTTTGCAAAGTCTGGGATTTCTCCGATCGGATGCTCCCGTGGCCAGCTTGTTGCTTGACGATGCACTGCTGAGCGACCGGTCTCTGCGCGTCATTCTTTCCAAAACGCATTCATTGTCCAATGTGTCGCTGGTTGGGCTTCGGTTTTCCGGTGATCAACCTGCGAACCTTTCAGGGCTACTCAATATTGGTAGTCTCAGCAATCTAACGGTCGACGAAGGCCTGTACAAAAGTTATACCGACGAACTGAATGGGTTTGCTGCCGAAGCTGGAAACACGCTGTCGGTCATTTTCTATGGGGACGCGAACCTGGACGGCAAGTTCAACAGCAGCGACCTTGTGCAGGTTCTGGCGTCTGGGAAGTACGAGGACGATATTGCTGGGAACTCTTACTGGACCGAAGGCGACTGGAATAGCGATGGCGATTTCGATACGGCCGATCTGATCGTTGCTTTTTCTGGAGGCATCGACTCGGCAGGTGGACGCTACGAGCAAGAGGCGGTAGTTAATGCGGTACCGGAGCCGAGCAGCTTTGCGTTGCTGACGCTCGCCGGGCTCTTCTTACTGACAAAGCGTAGACGCGTTTGA
- a CDS encoding VanZ family protein, whose amino-acid sequence MQPLRNVIRPILAISIVALTIGSLQPSNGGGIPSMNDKLLHFVAYAFVGLLAIAAFRRRTNQIGLLLSLTALGVALEFGQLFVPGRAFELWDMAANSCGTLAAFTTSRIFPSV is encoded by the coding sequence ATGCAACCATTGCGAAACGTTATTCGCCCGATCCTGGCAATCTCCATCGTCGCTTTGACAATTGGATCATTACAGCCATCCAACGGTGGCGGCATTCCAAGCATGAATGACAAGTTGCTGCATTTCGTCGCCTACGCTTTTGTTGGTCTTCTCGCGATCGCAGCCTTTCGGCGTCGAACCAACCAAATTGGATTGCTTCTATCGTTGACCGCCCTTGGGGTCGCGCTGGAATTTGGGCAACTGTTTGTGCCCGGCCGTGCGTTTGAACTCTGGGACATGGCGGCCAATAGCTGTGGCACCCTTGCCGCTTTCACCACGAGCCGCATCTTCCCAAGCGTCTGA